One stretch of Labrus bergylta chromosome 24, fLabBer1.1, whole genome shotgun sequence DNA includes these proteins:
- the LOC109984171 gene encoding collagen alpha-1(XVIII) chain-like isoform X3, whose amino-acid sequence MADPEVDSEMVFEGAKVPPSNVTGNFSDVSKMNGTLDGVWDPTLTPGINNSDPTCLPVPSDWPICSSKRPRFLMLPNFFNHKSVEEVAAVLHKWAWLTKERCHHGAEWFLCLLLAPRCPSPAVSFHLPCRSFCQVLQDSCWASLENGRLPVECHDLPEWPQEAGRPACVSVSNWKEESGVSLLQLIGDPPPDEISRVYGQRGEASYVFTPGAVSGQPALAHIPNPFHRHFSLVFHIKPSSPAGSVLFSITDGSQKIMYIGVKLSAVRSQRQRVQFFYTEPDSDASYEAASFEVPSMVGTWTRFSLSVFEETVTFYQGCDSEPQVVKFERSPDPMELDPGAGIFVGQAGGADADKFQGEISDFKLVGNPRAAERLCEDEDDEDFAASGDFGSGDGEGRRTGHTVKTTPDSLRPIPAPPLISSKGSRVKETGAGDAKGEKGDRGEKGLRGDTGPTGPKGESGSSFGSGSGSSSQGGDRGLKGEKGVKGNSGFGYSGNKGERGDPGPPGPPGPAGPAAEVVRLGDGSVVQQVSGPQGPPGPPGSNGSPGPAGTDGEPGDPGEDGKTGPAGPPGFPGTPGSPGTKGQKGERGEGEPGLRGPPGPPGLPGSGNGDRPTFLDMEGSGFPDLERFRGARGPPGLPGPPGIPGTSVTLGANGPVAFGPPGPPGVDGLPGLPGAPGPPGRPGPPGPSGTKGDGGELGLPGAAGEKQDSQDSNPFTYLFSYFAPSSTGAQGDVGRTGTSGQTGLAGLPGPMGPVGPPGPPGPPGPPQRFGFGNEVGFEGGNSLPGPPGPQGPAGIPGLPGKPGLPGIHGNKGSEGLRGPPGIPGLDGFSGQPGLKGDRGERGDPGLPGREGGPPGPPGPPGPPGQVTQQTSDYNDVYWNEGWQGALPGRAGFPGPSGPKGDKGDSGPPGYAPKGQKGEPGVIMGPDGRPLYLGGLAGQQGDSGPPGPVGPPGPYGPGGQKGEIGLPGRPGRPGLNGARGEKGDSGTGSGYAYPGPPGPPGPPGPPGASSPYDRQSGYDDSSRYYPAAKGEKGDQGPPGTLEIQGYGSLDIYTLRNEMKGETGSPGFKGEKGEPAEGHYDPRYGGSGFPGLPGPPGQKGDSIIGPPGPQGPSGPPGRGYDGQAGPPGPPGPPGPSLPGAYRGTQTINIPGPPGPPGAPGIPGHSTGVTVLRSYDTMTATARRQPEGSLVYVLDQTDLYLRVRDGVRQVQLGGYIPLPSEDGNEVAAVEPPPVLPYYPDHHSHTDTSARDAQGQPESPVHPGTEHHSHPDQHHPSHPDPRNPTHLDPRYQPDNRYQPDPRYPVPTDPRFPSYSDRFNQPDGRYSVHTTQARPVYPDTHHAVTPQRRPAPPEPQTPVHRHNSGPGLHLIALNSPQSGFMRGIRGADYMCFTQAQAVGMKGTFRAFLSAKLQDLHSIVRKADRDRMPIVNLNDEVLFDNWDAIFNNGRMKDNVPIYSFDGKNIMSDSTWQEKMLWHGSTSGGLRHVDSFCETWRVGDQALTGMASSLQSGSLLQQSSSSCSSSYVVLCVENSYVHSRR is encoded by the exons ATGGCCGATCCTGAGGTAGATTCGGAAATGGTTTTCGAAGGTGCAAAAGTCCCACCTAGCAATGTAACCGGGAACTTTAGTGATGTTTCTAAAATGAACGGGACACTTGATGGTGTTTGGGATCCGACGCTTACCCCTGGTATAAATAATTCTGACCCAACTTGTCTCCCGGTGCCCTCTGATTGGCCCATTTGTTCCAGTAAACGGCCAAGATTCCTCATGCTACCTAACTTTTTCAACCACAaatctgtggaggaggtggcgGCGGTTCTTCATAAGTGGGCGTGGCTTACAAAAGAAAGGTGCCACCATGGTGCAGAGTGGTTTCTCTGCCTCCTGCTGGCGCCAAGGTGTCCTTCGCCCGCCGTGTCCTTTCACCTGCCTTGTCGCAGTTTCTGCCAGGTGCTGCAGGACAGCTGCTGGGCGTCTCTGGAGAATGGGCGTCTCCCGGTGGAGTGTCACGACCTGCCCGAGTGGCCGCAGGAGGCGGGGCGCCCTGCGTGCGTGTCAGTTAGTAACTGGAAAG aagaGAGCGGCGTCTCTTTGCTTCAGCTGATCGGAGACCCTCCGCCTGATGAGATCTCCCGGGTCTACGGACAGAGGGGGGAGGCCTCCTATGTCTTCACCCCGGGCGCCGTGTCGGGCCAGCCGGCTCTGGCCCACATCCCGAACCCTTTCCATCGCCACTTCTCCCTCGTCTTCCATATCAAACCTTCTTCACCGGCCGGCTCCGTCCTCTTCTCCATCACAGACGGGTCTCAGAAGATCATGTACATCGGTGTGAAGCTCAGCGCCGTGCGCTCCCAACGTCAGAGGGTGCAGTTCTTCTACACCGAGCCCGACTCTGATGCTTCGTATGAGGCGGCCAGCTTTGAGGTGCCGAGCATGGTGGGAACATGGACCCGCTTCTCGCTGTCTGTCTTTGAGGAGACGGTAACTTTCTACCAGGGCTGTGACTCCGAGCCGCAGGTGGTGAAGTTCGAGCGCTCACCTGATCCTATGGAGCTGGACCCGGGGGCGGGGATCTTTGTAGGTCAGGCAGGAGGAGCCGATGCTGACAAGTTCCAG gGTGAGATCTCCGACTTTAAACTGGTTGGAAACCCTCGAGCAGCCGAGCGCTTGTGCGAGGACGAGGATGACGAGGACTTTGCT GCATCTGGTGACTTTGGCAGCGGTGATGGGGAGGGGAGACGGACGGGACACACTGTGAAG aCCACCCCGGACTCCCTCCGCCCCATACCTGCACCCCCTCTGATCTCGTCGAAGGGAAGCAGAGTCAAAGAAACAG GTGCCGGCGATGctaaaggagagaaaggtgacagaggagagaaaggttTGAGGGGTGACACGGGCCCTACAGGACCGAAGGGAGAGTCAGGCTCCAGCTttggctctggttctggttcgTCGTCTCAGGGTGGAGACCGAGGACTCAAG GGAGAAAAAGGTGTAAAG GGTAACTCTGGCTTCGGTTACTCCGGTAACAAAGGTGAACGTGGGGATCCGGGGCCTCCTGGGCCCCCTGGCCCTGCTGGACCTGCAGCTGAGGTGGTTCGACTCGGGGACGGCTCTGTTGTGCAGCAGGTCTCTGGACCTCAGGGACCGCCTGGGCCACCTGGGTCAAACGGATCTCCTGGACCCGCAGGAACTGATGGAGAGCCT GGTGATCCAGGAGAGGATGGAAAAACT ggTCCAGCAGGGCCACCAGGTTTCCCAGGAACTCCAGGAAGTCCTGGTACCAAAGGCCAAAAG GGTGAGCGTGGAGAGGGTGAACCTGGACTCAGAGGCCCCCCAGGTCCTCCAGGACTTCCAGGATCTGGCAATGGCGACCGCCCG ACGTTCTTGGACATGGAGGGCTCAGGATTTCCAGACTTGGAAAGGTTTCGG GGAGCTCGTGGTCCCCCAGGTCTCCCAGGTCCTCCTGGAATTCCTGGGACTTCAGTCACTCTGGGAGCCAACGGTCCAGTAGCTTTTGGACCTCCAGGACCACCAGGAGTAGATGGACTACCTGGTCTACCA GGCGCCCCTGGTCCTCCAGGTAGACCAGGTCCACCTGGACCTAGCGGAACAAAG GGTGACGGCGGGGAGCTCGGTCTTCCAGGAGCAGCTGGAGAAAAG CAAGACTCCCAAGACTCCAACCCTTTCACCTACCTCTTCTCTTACTTTGCTCCGTCCTCTACG GGTGCTCAGGGTGACGTAGGTAGAACAGGTACATCTGGGCAGACTGGGCTTGCAGGGCTTCCAGGTCCCATGGGACCCGTTGGACCCCCAGGACCCCCTGGACCTCCTGGGCCACCGCAACGCTTTGGCTTT GGTAACGAGGTTGGATTTGAGGGGGGCAATAGCTTACCTGGCCCACCTGGACCACAG GGTCCAGCTGGTATTCCTGGTCTACCT gGTAAGCCAGGACTGCCAGGTATCCATGGAAACAAAGGATCAGAGGGACTACGAGGACCTCCTGGGATACCGGGACTCGATGGGTTCTCTGGACAGCCC ggtCTAAAGGGAGaccgaggagagagaggagatccG ggtTTGCCAGGACGAGAGGGTGGGCCACCTGGACCTCCGGGGCCTCCTGGACCTCCAGGACAAGTCACCCAGCAGACCTCAGAT TATAATGACGTTTATTGGAACGAAGGGTGGCAG ggtGCACTGCCAGGCCGAGCAGGATTCCCA gGGCCCTCTGGACCAAAGGGAGATAAAGGAGACTCAGGTCCTCCAGGATATGCACCTAAA GGGCAGAAAGGAGAGCCGGGTGTCATCATGGGGCCTGATGGGAGACCTCTGTACCTGGGTGGTCTGGCAGGACAGCAG GGCGACAGTGGACCTCCTGGCCCTGTGGGACCTCCA GGTCCCTATGGTCCTGGAGGCCAGAAGGGAGAGATTGGGCTTCCGGGGAGACCA GGTCGCCCTGGTCTGAACGGCGCCAGAGGAGAAAAGGGAGATTCTGGCACTGGATCTGGATATGCTTACCCT GGTCCTCCAGGTCCACCAGGCCCCCCTGGACCTCCTGGAGCGTCCAGTCCCTACGACAGGCAAAGT gGATATGATGATTCCTCCAGGTATTATCCAG CCGctaaaggagagaaaggtgaccAAGGACCACCTGGGACGCTTGAAATTCAAG gctaCGGGTCGCTTGACATTTACACTTTGAGA AATGAGATGAAAGGGGAAACTGGAAGTCCCGGCTtcaaaggagagaaaggagaaccGGCTGAAGGACATTATGACCCCCGTTATGGAGGAAGCGGATTCCCAGGGCTGCCTGGACCTCCT GGTCAAAAAGGCGACTCCATCATTGGTCCTCCTGGCCCTCAGGGGCCATCTGGTCCACCAGGAAGAGGCTACGATGGACAAGCCGGACCACCAGGCCCTCCTGGACCACCAGGCCCATCCTTACCTGGGGCTTACAGGGGGACACAGA CTATCAATATTCCTGGACCACCGGGACCCCCTGGTGCACCTGGAATACCTGGACACTCCACAGGG GTGACCGTTTTGAGGTCTTATGACACCATGACGGCCACCGCTAGAAGACAACCTGAAGGCTCCCTGGTTTACGTTTTAGACCAAACTGATCTCTACTTACGGGTCCGAGATGGAGTTCGTCAAGTCCAG cttgGAGGCTATATTCCTTTGCCCAGTGAGGAT gGTAATGAGGTTGCAGCTGTGGAGCCCCCACCTGTCCTCCCCTACTACCCTGACCACCACTCTCACACCGACACCTCTGCTCGCGACGCCCAAGGGCAACCCGAGAGTCCGGTCCACCCCGGCACCGAGCATCACTCACACCCAGACCAGCATCACCCGTCGCACCCAGATCCACGCAACCCAACTCACCTCGATCCCAGATACCAGCCTGACAACAGGTATCAGCCCGACCCGCGGTACCCCGTACCCACAGATCCCAGGTTTCCCAGTTACTCCGACCGGTTTAACCAACCAGACGGCAGGTATTCTGTTCACACCACACAGGCTCGTCCTGTGTACCCGGACACTCACCACGCAGTCACTCCTCAGAGGAGACCGGCTCCTCCTGAGCCCCAGACTCCAGTCCACCGTCATAACTCAGGTCCAGGG CTCCACCTGATCGCCCTGAACAGCCCTCAGAGCGGCTTCATGAGGGGAATCCGCGGTGCAGACTACATGTGCTTCACTCAGGCTCAGGCCGTCGGGATGAAGGGAACTTTCCGGGCCTTCCTGTCCGCCAAACTCCAGGATCTCCACAGCATCGTCCGCAAGGCAGACAGGGACCGAATGCCGATAGTCAACCTTAAT GATGAGGTTCTGTTTGACAACTGGGACGCCATCTTCAATAATGGCAGGATGAAGGACAACGTGCCCATCTACTCCTTTGATGGCAAAAACATTATGAGTGACAGCACATG GCAGGAGAAGATGTTGTGGCACGGGTCGACCAGCGGCGGGCTGCGGCACGTTGATAGCTTCTGCGAGACGTGGCGTGTGGGCGACCAGGCGCTGACCGGCATGGCGTCGTCGCTGCAGAGTGGCAGCCTGCTTCAGCAGAGCTCCAGCAGCTGCTCCAGCTCCTACGTGGTGCTGTGTGTGGAGAACAGCTACGTCCACTCCAggagatag
- the LOC109984171 gene encoding collagen alpha-1(XVIII) chain-like isoform X4 — protein sequence MADPEVDSEMVFEGAKVPPSNVTGNFSDVSKMNGTLDGVWDPTLTPGINNSDPTCLPVPSDWPICSSKRPRFLMLPNFFNHKSVEEVAAVLHKWAWLTKERCHHGAEWFLCLLLAPRCPSPAVSFHLPCRSFCQVLQDSCWASLENGRLPVECHDLPEWPQEAGRPACVSVSNWKEESGVSLLQLIGDPPPDEISRVYGQRGEASYVFTPGAVSGQPALAHIPNPFHRHFSLVFHIKPSSPAGSVLFSITDGSQKIMYIGVKLSAVRSQRQRVQFFYTEPDSDASYEAASFEVPSMVGTWTRFSLSVFEETVTFYQGCDSEPQVVKFERSPDPMELDPGAGIFVGQAGGADADKFQGEISDFKLVGNPRAAERLCEDEDDEDFAASGDFGSGDGEGRRTGHTVKTTPDSLRPIPAPPLISSKGSRVKETDARFRQESVDQSRSGQAGSRGAGDAKGEKGDRGEKGLRGDTGPTGPKGESGSSFGSGSGSSSQGGDRGLKGEKGVKGNSGFGYSGNKGERGDPGPPGPPGPAGPAAEVVRLGDGSVVQQVSGPQGPPGPPGSNGSPGPAGTDGEPGDPGEDGKTGPAGPPGFPGTPGSPGTKGQKGERGEGEPGLRGPPGPPGLPGSGNGDRPTFLDMEGSGFPDLERFRGARGPPGLPGPPGIPGTSVTLGANGPVAFGPPGPPGVDGLPGLPGAPGPPGRPGPPGPSGTKGDGGELGLPGAAGEKGAQGDVGRTGTSGQTGLAGLPGPMGPVGPPGPPGPPGPPQRFGFGNEVGFEGGNSLPGPPGPQGPAGIPGLPGKPGLPGIHGNKGSEGLRGPPGIPGLDGFSGQPGLKGDRGERGDPGLPGREGGPPGPPGPPGPPGQVTQQTSDYNDVYWNEGWQGALPGRAGFPGPSGPKGDKGDSGPPGYAPKGQKGEPGVIMGPDGRPLYLGGLAGQQGDSGPPGPVGPPGPYGPGGQKGEIGLPGRPGRPGLNGARGEKGDSGTGSGYAYPGPPGPPGPPGPPGASSPYDRQSGYDDSSRYYPAAKGEKGDQGPPGTLEIQGYGSLDIYTLRNEMKGETGSPGFKGEKGEPAEGHYDPRYGGSGFPGLPGPPGQKGDSIIGPPGPQGPSGPPGRGYDGQAGPPGPPGPPGPSLPGAYRGTQTINIPGPPGPPGAPGIPGHSTGVTVLRSYDTMTATARRQPEGSLVYVLDQTDLYLRVRDGVRQVQLGGYIPLPSEDGNEVAAVEPPPVLPYYPDHHSHTDTSARDAQGQPESPVHPGTEHHSHPDQHHPSHPDPRNPTHLDPRYQPDNRYQPDPRYPVPTDPRFPSYSDRFNQPDGRYSVHTTQARPVYPDTHHAVTPQRRPAPPEPQTPVHRHNSGPGLHLIALNSPQSGFMRGIRGADYMCFTQAQAVGMKGTFRAFLSAKLQDLHSIVRKADRDRMPIVNLNDEVLFDNWDAIFNNGRMKDNVPIYSFDGKNIMSDSTWQEKMLWHGSTSGGLRHVDSFCETWRVGDQALTGMASSLQSGSLLQQSSSSCSSSYVVLCVENSYVHSRR from the exons ATGGCCGATCCTGAGGTAGATTCGGAAATGGTTTTCGAAGGTGCAAAAGTCCCACCTAGCAATGTAACCGGGAACTTTAGTGATGTTTCTAAAATGAACGGGACACTTGATGGTGTTTGGGATCCGACGCTTACCCCTGGTATAAATAATTCTGACCCAACTTGTCTCCCGGTGCCCTCTGATTGGCCCATTTGTTCCAGTAAACGGCCAAGATTCCTCATGCTACCTAACTTTTTCAACCACAaatctgtggaggaggtggcgGCGGTTCTTCATAAGTGGGCGTGGCTTACAAAAGAAAGGTGCCACCATGGTGCAGAGTGGTTTCTCTGCCTCCTGCTGGCGCCAAGGTGTCCTTCGCCCGCCGTGTCCTTTCACCTGCCTTGTCGCAGTTTCTGCCAGGTGCTGCAGGACAGCTGCTGGGCGTCTCTGGAGAATGGGCGTCTCCCGGTGGAGTGTCACGACCTGCCCGAGTGGCCGCAGGAGGCGGGGCGCCCTGCGTGCGTGTCAGTTAGTAACTGGAAAG aagaGAGCGGCGTCTCTTTGCTTCAGCTGATCGGAGACCCTCCGCCTGATGAGATCTCCCGGGTCTACGGACAGAGGGGGGAGGCCTCCTATGTCTTCACCCCGGGCGCCGTGTCGGGCCAGCCGGCTCTGGCCCACATCCCGAACCCTTTCCATCGCCACTTCTCCCTCGTCTTCCATATCAAACCTTCTTCACCGGCCGGCTCCGTCCTCTTCTCCATCACAGACGGGTCTCAGAAGATCATGTACATCGGTGTGAAGCTCAGCGCCGTGCGCTCCCAACGTCAGAGGGTGCAGTTCTTCTACACCGAGCCCGACTCTGATGCTTCGTATGAGGCGGCCAGCTTTGAGGTGCCGAGCATGGTGGGAACATGGACCCGCTTCTCGCTGTCTGTCTTTGAGGAGACGGTAACTTTCTACCAGGGCTGTGACTCCGAGCCGCAGGTGGTGAAGTTCGAGCGCTCACCTGATCCTATGGAGCTGGACCCGGGGGCGGGGATCTTTGTAGGTCAGGCAGGAGGAGCCGATGCTGACAAGTTCCAG gGTGAGATCTCCGACTTTAAACTGGTTGGAAACCCTCGAGCAGCCGAGCGCTTGTGCGAGGACGAGGATGACGAGGACTTTGCT GCATCTGGTGACTTTGGCAGCGGTGATGGGGAGGGGAGACGGACGGGACACACTGTGAAG aCCACCCCGGACTCCCTCCGCCCCATACCTGCACCCCCTCTGATCTCGTCGAAGGGAAGCAGAGTCAAAGAAACAG ACGCCAGGTTTCGGCAGGAGTCGGTGGACCAGAGTCGGTCTGGACAAGCTGGATCCAGAG GTGCCGGCGATGctaaaggagagaaaggtgacagaggagagaaaggttTGAGGGGTGACACGGGCCCTACAGGACCGAAGGGAGAGTCAGGCTCCAGCTttggctctggttctggttcgTCGTCTCAGGGTGGAGACCGAGGACTCAAG GGAGAAAAAGGTGTAAAG GGTAACTCTGGCTTCGGTTACTCCGGTAACAAAGGTGAACGTGGGGATCCGGGGCCTCCTGGGCCCCCTGGCCCTGCTGGACCTGCAGCTGAGGTGGTTCGACTCGGGGACGGCTCTGTTGTGCAGCAGGTCTCTGGACCTCAGGGACCGCCTGGGCCACCTGGGTCAAACGGATCTCCTGGACCCGCAGGAACTGATGGAGAGCCT GGTGATCCAGGAGAGGATGGAAAAACT ggTCCAGCAGGGCCACCAGGTTTCCCAGGAACTCCAGGAAGTCCTGGTACCAAAGGCCAAAAG GGTGAGCGTGGAGAGGGTGAACCTGGACTCAGAGGCCCCCCAGGTCCTCCAGGACTTCCAGGATCTGGCAATGGCGACCGCCCG ACGTTCTTGGACATGGAGGGCTCAGGATTTCCAGACTTGGAAAGGTTTCGG GGAGCTCGTGGTCCCCCAGGTCTCCCAGGTCCTCCTGGAATTCCTGGGACTTCAGTCACTCTGGGAGCCAACGGTCCAGTAGCTTTTGGACCTCCAGGACCACCAGGAGTAGATGGACTACCTGGTCTACCA GGCGCCCCTGGTCCTCCAGGTAGACCAGGTCCACCTGGACCTAGCGGAACAAAG GGTGACGGCGGGGAGCTCGGTCTTCCAGGAGCAGCTGGAGAAAAG GGTGCTCAGGGTGACGTAGGTAGAACAGGTACATCTGGGCAGACTGGGCTTGCAGGGCTTCCAGGTCCCATGGGACCCGTTGGACCCCCAGGACCCCCTGGACCTCCTGGGCCACCGCAACGCTTTGGCTTT GGTAACGAGGTTGGATTTGAGGGGGGCAATAGCTTACCTGGCCCACCTGGACCACAG GGTCCAGCTGGTATTCCTGGTCTACCT gGTAAGCCAGGACTGCCAGGTATCCATGGAAACAAAGGATCAGAGGGACTACGAGGACCTCCTGGGATACCGGGACTCGATGGGTTCTCTGGACAGCCC ggtCTAAAGGGAGaccgaggagagagaggagatccG ggtTTGCCAGGACGAGAGGGTGGGCCACCTGGACCTCCGGGGCCTCCTGGACCTCCAGGACAAGTCACCCAGCAGACCTCAGAT TATAATGACGTTTATTGGAACGAAGGGTGGCAG ggtGCACTGCCAGGCCGAGCAGGATTCCCA gGGCCCTCTGGACCAAAGGGAGATAAAGGAGACTCAGGTCCTCCAGGATATGCACCTAAA GGGCAGAAAGGAGAGCCGGGTGTCATCATGGGGCCTGATGGGAGACCTCTGTACCTGGGTGGTCTGGCAGGACAGCAG GGCGACAGTGGACCTCCTGGCCCTGTGGGACCTCCA GGTCCCTATGGTCCTGGAGGCCAGAAGGGAGAGATTGGGCTTCCGGGGAGACCA GGTCGCCCTGGTCTGAACGGCGCCAGAGGAGAAAAGGGAGATTCTGGCACTGGATCTGGATATGCTTACCCT GGTCCTCCAGGTCCACCAGGCCCCCCTGGACCTCCTGGAGCGTCCAGTCCCTACGACAGGCAAAGT gGATATGATGATTCCTCCAGGTATTATCCAG CCGctaaaggagagaaaggtgaccAAGGACCACCTGGGACGCTTGAAATTCAAG gctaCGGGTCGCTTGACATTTACACTTTGAGA AATGAGATGAAAGGGGAAACTGGAAGTCCCGGCTtcaaaggagagaaaggagaaccGGCTGAAGGACATTATGACCCCCGTTATGGAGGAAGCGGATTCCCAGGGCTGCCTGGACCTCCT GGTCAAAAAGGCGACTCCATCATTGGTCCTCCTGGCCCTCAGGGGCCATCTGGTCCACCAGGAAGAGGCTACGATGGACAAGCCGGACCACCAGGCCCTCCTGGACCACCAGGCCCATCCTTACCTGGGGCTTACAGGGGGACACAGA CTATCAATATTCCTGGACCACCGGGACCCCCTGGTGCACCTGGAATACCTGGACACTCCACAGGG GTGACCGTTTTGAGGTCTTATGACACCATGACGGCCACCGCTAGAAGACAACCTGAAGGCTCCCTGGTTTACGTTTTAGACCAAACTGATCTCTACTTACGGGTCCGAGATGGAGTTCGTCAAGTCCAG cttgGAGGCTATATTCCTTTGCCCAGTGAGGAT gGTAATGAGGTTGCAGCTGTGGAGCCCCCACCTGTCCTCCCCTACTACCCTGACCACCACTCTCACACCGACACCTCTGCTCGCGACGCCCAAGGGCAACCCGAGAGTCCGGTCCACCCCGGCACCGAGCATCACTCACACCCAGACCAGCATCACCCGTCGCACCCAGATCCACGCAACCCAACTCACCTCGATCCCAGATACCAGCCTGACAACAGGTATCAGCCCGACCCGCGGTACCCCGTACCCACAGATCCCAGGTTTCCCAGTTACTCCGACCGGTTTAACCAACCAGACGGCAGGTATTCTGTTCACACCACACAGGCTCGTCCTGTGTACCCGGACACTCACCACGCAGTCACTCCTCAGAGGAGACCGGCTCCTCCTGAGCCCCAGACTCCAGTCCACCGTCATAACTCAGGTCCAGGG CTCCACCTGATCGCCCTGAACAGCCCTCAGAGCGGCTTCATGAGGGGAATCCGCGGTGCAGACTACATGTGCTTCACTCAGGCTCAGGCCGTCGGGATGAAGGGAACTTTCCGGGCCTTCCTGTCCGCCAAACTCCAGGATCTCCACAGCATCGTCCGCAAGGCAGACAGGGACCGAATGCCGATAGTCAACCTTAAT GATGAGGTTCTGTTTGACAACTGGGACGCCATCTTCAATAATGGCAGGATGAAGGACAACGTGCCCATCTACTCCTTTGATGGCAAAAACATTATGAGTGACAGCACATG GCAGGAGAAGATGTTGTGGCACGGGTCGACCAGCGGCGGGCTGCGGCACGTTGATAGCTTCTGCGAGACGTGGCGTGTGGGCGACCAGGCGCTGACCGGCATGGCGTCGTCGCTGCAGAGTGGCAGCCTGCTTCAGCAGAGCTCCAGCAGCTGCTCCAGCTCCTACGTGGTGCTGTGTGTGGAGAACAGCTACGTCCACTCCAggagatag